The proteins below come from a single Mercenaria mercenaria strain notata chromosome 3, MADL_Memer_1, whole genome shotgun sequence genomic window:
- the LOC123544234 gene encoding uncharacterized protein LOC123544234 isoform X3 translates to MEDWLFGSGDTQFDERMAPKFTDNCNRWMTLPEERGLSLNLYDLKKYMDPVMVAVVLHQGQFLPQSTYRDVMNMFQKGITRERICEYLIKQLPSAVSLHILTRVLDKCGYRNLSTLLVFNSYKWNSAYTCVSNPSSYSNLRAYTLYINIKRLVNNGQLNKPRRFLRKMANRCYVTMTKETDPRRKQSLADQCIAIIGAETDIIAITFDKTLCRHVLFTQMKRVSRETSNTLISDLVYYGRLANAYAIAGNYKMCEQILYQAKCKAYITGPCIEFVHLAYIITYTTLWQFEKYPTPELKSDLLMWGRIGLKYIEEDFVDNKNQWRRNLLLRMVLCLVGLGNRATVIQNCPIDESCITEAKTLFEEFDKYWDGTEKRRRMFYYVAKARLCELEERHLDSLQYLKLAYVTSMKGNFEETKYISAYYHKLIETERNTESRRRENMKLCDQIYFNPNECRAQKEVYHDHEVKREEDHIIKTLKYPDIAVIKRQTNQMFSSPQSARRFQPIEGSNVSQSIQCFKTEFKMEGIISKQHQETDLSLTKYSGDDRYFPSLERSPPSGDSQPDSPVVSIFKNSGNDTQLKYAARASEAGSKIKNVSYLEQENGTCQIKDNNNVDLGYSGDTFSTYDVNTVSYITLNPSSMMQETSV, encoded by the exons ATGGAAG ACTGGCTGTTCGGATCGGGTGATACACAGTTTGATGAAAGAATGGCGCCTAAGTTCACAGATAATTGCAACAGGTGGATGACTCTACCAGAAGAACGGGGActttctttaaatttatatgatttaaagaaatatatggaccctgtCATGGTTGCTGTGGTATTGCACCAAGGTCAATTTTTACCTCAGTCCACATACAGAGATGTTATGAATATGTTCCAGAAAGGAATAACAAGAGAAAGGATATGCGAATATCTGATCAAGCAACTACCGTCGGCAGTAAGCTTGCACATCTTAACGCGCGTTCTTGATAAATGTGGTTACAGAAATTTATCAACACTGCTCGTATTCAACTCATATAAATGGAATAGTGCATACACATGCGTGTCCAACCCATCCAGCTATTCAAACCTAAGAGCTTATACactttatataaacataaaacgTTTGGTGAACAACGGACAGTTGAATAAACCGAGACGTTTCCTAAGGAAAATGGCAAATAGGTGTTACGTTACCATGACAAAAGAAACAGACCCTCGCCGTAAACAGAGTCTTGCAGATCAATGTATAGCTATCATTGGTGCTGAAACAGACATTATCGCTATAACATTTGACAAAACACTATGTAGGCATGTTTTATTTACTCAAATGAAACGTGTCAGCCGGGAAACCAGCAATACGCTGATATCAGACTTAGTTTATTACGGACGTCTCGCAAATGCATATGCAATTGCAGGTAATTATAAAATGTGTGAGCAAATTCTTTATCAAGCAAAATGCAAAGCGTATATTACCGGTCCTTGCATCGAATTTGTCCATTTAGCATACATAATAACTTATACGACTTTGTGGCAATTCGAAAAATATCCCACTCCTGAACTGAAATCTGATTTGCTAATGTGGGGAAGAATTGGTCTGAAATATATAGAAGAAGATTTTGTTGACAATAAAAATCAATGGAGGCGGAACTTGCTGCTAAGAATGGTTCTCTGTCTTGTAGGACTGGGCAACAGGGCAACTGTGATTCAGAATTGTCCAATAGATGAATCTTGCATTACGGAGGCTAAAACGCTATTTGAAGAGTTTGACAAATATTGGGACGGCACAGAAAAAAGAAGAAGGATGTTTTATTATGTTGCAAAAGCGAGACTTTGTGAACTTGAAGAACGTCATTTGGATAGTTTACAATACTTGAAATTAGCTTATGTGACGTCGATGAAAGGGAACTTTGAAGAAACAAAGTACATATCTGCATATTATCACAAACTTATCGAGACTGAGCGTAACACCGAATCTCGTAGGCGAGAAAATATGAAGCTTTGCGATCAGATCTATTTCAATCCGAACGAATGCCGGGCACAAAAAGAAGTTTATCATGACCATGAAGTAAAAAGAGAGGAAGATCATATTATCAAAACCTTAAAATATCCAGATATTGCTGTCATCAAGAGACAAACCAATCAGATGTTCTCTTCGCCACAATCTGCGAGAAGATTTCAACCTATCGAAGGATCTAATGTATCACAAAGTATACAATGCTTCAAAACCGAGTTTAAAATGGAAGGAATAATAAGTAAACAGCACCAGGAAACTGATTTATCCTTGACAAAATACAGTGGGGATGACAGATATTTCCCATCTTTAGAAAGATCCCCGCCGTCAGGGGATTCTCAACCAGATAGTCCAGttgtttcaatatttaaaaacagCGGAAACGATACACAGTTGAAATATGCTGCAAGAGCAAGCGAAGCAGGCAGTAAAATCAAAAACGTCAGCTACTTGGAGCAAGAAAATGGAACGTGTCAAATAAAAGATAACAACAACGTGGACTTGGGATATTCGGGCGATACATTTTCTACATATGACGTGAATACAGTTAGCTATATTACTTTAAACCCTTCAAGTATGATGCAAGAAACGTCCGTTTAG
- the LOC123544234 gene encoding uncharacterized protein LOC123544234 isoform X2, which produces MMEDWLFGSGDTQFDERMAPKFTDNCNRWMTLPEERGLSLNLYDLKKYMDPVMVAVVLHQGQFLPQSTYRDVMNMFQKGITRERICEYLIKQLPSAVSLHILTRVLDKCGYRNLSTLLVFNSYKWNSAYTCVSNPSSYSNLRAYTLYINIKRLVNNGQLNKPRRFLRKMANRCYVTMTKETDPRRKQSLADQCIAIIGAETDIIAITFDKTLCRHVLFTQMKRVSRETSNTLISDLVYYGRLANAYAIAGNYKMCEQILYQAKCKAYITGPCIEFVHLAYIITYTTLWQFEKYPTPELKSDLLMWGRIGLKYIEEDFVDNKNQWRRNLLLRMVLCLVGLGNRATVIQNCPIDESCITEAKTLFEEFDKYWDGTEKRRRMFYYVAKARLCELEERHLDSLQYLKLAYVTSMKGNFEETKYISAYYHKLIETERNTESRRRENMKLCDQIYFNPNECRAQKEVYHDHEVKREEDHIIKTLKYPDIAVIKRQTNQMFSSPQSARRFQPIEGSNVSQSIQCFKTEFKMEGIISKQHQETDLSLTKYSGDDRYFPSLERSPPSGDSQPDSPVVSIFKNSGNDTQLKYAARASEAGSKIKNVSYLEQENGTCQIKDNNNVDLGYSGDTFSTYDVNTVSYITLNPSSMMQETSV; this is translated from the coding sequence ACTGGCTGTTCGGATCGGGTGATACACAGTTTGATGAAAGAATGGCGCCTAAGTTCACAGATAATTGCAACAGGTGGATGACTCTACCAGAAGAACGGGGActttctttaaatttatatgatttaaagaaatatatggaccctgtCATGGTTGCTGTGGTATTGCACCAAGGTCAATTTTTACCTCAGTCCACATACAGAGATGTTATGAATATGTTCCAGAAAGGAATAACAAGAGAAAGGATATGCGAATATCTGATCAAGCAACTACCGTCGGCAGTAAGCTTGCACATCTTAACGCGCGTTCTTGATAAATGTGGTTACAGAAATTTATCAACACTGCTCGTATTCAACTCATATAAATGGAATAGTGCATACACATGCGTGTCCAACCCATCCAGCTATTCAAACCTAAGAGCTTATACactttatataaacataaaacgTTTGGTGAACAACGGACAGTTGAATAAACCGAGACGTTTCCTAAGGAAAATGGCAAATAGGTGTTACGTTACCATGACAAAAGAAACAGACCCTCGCCGTAAACAGAGTCTTGCAGATCAATGTATAGCTATCATTGGTGCTGAAACAGACATTATCGCTATAACATTTGACAAAACACTATGTAGGCATGTTTTATTTACTCAAATGAAACGTGTCAGCCGGGAAACCAGCAATACGCTGATATCAGACTTAGTTTATTACGGACGTCTCGCAAATGCATATGCAATTGCAGGTAATTATAAAATGTGTGAGCAAATTCTTTATCAAGCAAAATGCAAAGCGTATATTACCGGTCCTTGCATCGAATTTGTCCATTTAGCATACATAATAACTTATACGACTTTGTGGCAATTCGAAAAATATCCCACTCCTGAACTGAAATCTGATTTGCTAATGTGGGGAAGAATTGGTCTGAAATATATAGAAGAAGATTTTGTTGACAATAAAAATCAATGGAGGCGGAACTTGCTGCTAAGAATGGTTCTCTGTCTTGTAGGACTGGGCAACAGGGCAACTGTGATTCAGAATTGTCCAATAGATGAATCTTGCATTACGGAGGCTAAAACGCTATTTGAAGAGTTTGACAAATATTGGGACGGCACAGAAAAAAGAAGAAGGATGTTTTATTATGTTGCAAAAGCGAGACTTTGTGAACTTGAAGAACGTCATTTGGATAGTTTACAATACTTGAAATTAGCTTATGTGACGTCGATGAAAGGGAACTTTGAAGAAACAAAGTACATATCTGCATATTATCACAAACTTATCGAGACTGAGCGTAACACCGAATCTCGTAGGCGAGAAAATATGAAGCTTTGCGATCAGATCTATTTCAATCCGAACGAATGCCGGGCACAAAAAGAAGTTTATCATGACCATGAAGTAAAAAGAGAGGAAGATCATATTATCAAAACCTTAAAATATCCAGATATTGCTGTCATCAAGAGACAAACCAATCAGATGTTCTCTTCGCCACAATCTGCGAGAAGATTTCAACCTATCGAAGGATCTAATGTATCACAAAGTATACAATGCTTCAAAACCGAGTTTAAAATGGAAGGAATAATAAGTAAACAGCACCAGGAAACTGATTTATCCTTGACAAAATACAGTGGGGATGACAGATATTTCCCATCTTTAGAAAGATCCCCGCCGTCAGGGGATTCTCAACCAGATAGTCCAGttgtttcaatatttaaaaacagCGGAAACGATACACAGTTGAAATATGCTGCAAGAGCAAGCGAAGCAGGCAGTAAAATCAAAAACGTCAGCTACTTGGAGCAAGAAAATGGAACGTGTCAAATAAAAGATAACAACAACGTGGACTTGGGATATTCGGGCGATACATTTTCTACATATGACGTGAATACAGTTAGCTATATTACTTTAAACCCTTCAAGTATGATGCAAGAAACGTCCGTTTAG
- the LOC123544234 gene encoding uncharacterized protein LOC123544234 isoform X4 has translation MMEDWLFGSGDTQFDERMAPKFTDNCNRWMTLPEERGLSLNLYDLKKYMDPVMVAVVLHQGQFLPQSTYRDVMNMFQKGITRERICEYLIKQLPSAVSLHILTRVLDKCGYRNLSTLLVFNSYKWNSAYTCVSNPSSYSNLRAYTLYINIKRLVNNGQLNKPRRFLRKMANRCYVTMTKETDPRRKQSLADQCIAIIGAETDIIAITFDKTLCRHVLFTQMKRVSRETSNTLISDLVYYGRLANAYAIAGLGNRATVIQNCPIDESCITEAKTLFEEFDKYWDGTEKRRRMFYYVAKARLCELEERHLDSLQYLKLAYVTSMKGNFEETKYISAYYHKLIETERNTESRRRENMKLCDQIYFNPNECRAQKEVYHDHEVKREEDHIIKTLKYPDIAVIKRQTNQMFSSPQSARRFQPIEGSNVSQSIQCFKTEFKMEGIISKQHQETDLSLTKYSGDDRYFPSLERSPPSGDSQPDSPVVSIFKNSGNDTQLKYAARASEAGSKIKNVSYLEQENGTCQIKDNNNVDLGYSGDTFSTYDVNTVSYITLNPSSMMQETSV, from the exons ACTGGCTGTTCGGATCGGGTGATACACAGTTTGATGAAAGAATGGCGCCTAAGTTCACAGATAATTGCAACAGGTGGATGACTCTACCAGAAGAACGGGGActttctttaaatttatatgatttaaagaaatatatggaccctgtCATGGTTGCTGTGGTATTGCACCAAGGTCAATTTTTACCTCAGTCCACATACAGAGATGTTATGAATATGTTCCAGAAAGGAATAACAAGAGAAAGGATATGCGAATATCTGATCAAGCAACTACCGTCGGCAGTAAGCTTGCACATCTTAACGCGCGTTCTTGATAAATGTGGTTACAGAAATTTATCAACACTGCTCGTATTCAACTCATATAAATGGAATAGTGCATACACATGCGTGTCCAACCCATCCAGCTATTCAAACCTAAGAGCTTATACactttatataaacataaaacgTTTGGTGAACAACGGACAGTTGAATAAACCGAGACGTTTCCTAAGGAAAATGGCAAATAGGTGTTACGTTACCATGACAAAAGAAACAGACCCTCGCCGTAAACAGAGTCTTGCAGATCAATGTATAGCTATCATTGGTGCTGAAACAGACATTATCGCTATAACATTTGACAAAACACTATGTAGGCATGTTTTATTTACTCAAATGAAACGTGTCAGCCGGGAAACCAGCAATACGCTGATATCAGACTTAGTTTATTACGGACGTCTCGCAAATGCATATGCAATTGCAG GACTGGGCAACAGGGCAACTGTGATTCAGAATTGTCCAATAGATGAATCTTGCATTACGGAGGCTAAAACGCTATTTGAAGAGTTTGACAAATATTGGGACGGCACAGAAAAAAGAAGAAGGATGTTTTATTATGTTGCAAAAGCGAGACTTTGTGAACTTGAAGAACGTCATTTGGATAGTTTACAATACTTGAAATTAGCTTATGTGACGTCGATGAAAGGGAACTTTGAAGAAACAAAGTACATATCTGCATATTATCACAAACTTATCGAGACTGAGCGTAACACCGAATCTCGTAGGCGAGAAAATATGAAGCTTTGCGATCAGATCTATTTCAATCCGAACGAATGCCGGGCACAAAAAGAAGTTTATCATGACCATGAAGTAAAAAGAGAGGAAGATCATATTATCAAAACCTTAAAATATCCAGATATTGCTGTCATCAAGAGACAAACCAATCAGATGTTCTCTTCGCCACAATCTGCGAGAAGATTTCAACCTATCGAAGGATCTAATGTATCACAAAGTATACAATGCTTCAAAACCGAGTTTAAAATGGAAGGAATAATAAGTAAACAGCACCAGGAAACTGATTTATCCTTGACAAAATACAGTGGGGATGACAGATATTTCCCATCTTTAGAAAGATCCCCGCCGTCAGGGGATTCTCAACCAGATAGTCCAGttgtttcaatatttaaaaacagCGGAAACGATACACAGTTGAAATATGCTGCAAGAGCAAGCGAAGCAGGCAGTAAAATCAAAAACGTCAGCTACTTGGAGCAAGAAAATGGAACGTGTCAAATAAAAGATAACAACAACGTGGACTTGGGATATTCGGGCGATACATTTTCTACATATGACGTGAATACAGTTAGCTATATTACTTTAAACCCTTCAAGTATGATGCAAGAAACGTCCGTTTAG
- the LOC123525597 gene encoding ankyrin-1-like has protein sequence MAVLEEFLRAALEGNITIVREHISAGIDVNTCNANRMTALHFACKSGHLDVVYELIKCGANVNSLSRNRNTALHIACLAGNMDIVEYLVQNKIDVNAESSCGFTALYMAAQEGHASIVRYLLDNGADQTISTTDGFTPYNVAVLQKHDHVVNILKDDKNFLKLNENRSYTPSEMRYDRQPEKPETRCDDIPQQTKRSRNRGRKCAILSSSVMEIMDDFFEAARAGDIAAVRKHISAGVNVNICKENGLTELHLASKSGHFDVVSELIKSGASVNSLTRNGNTALHVACLSGHLKIVEYLIQYKADVNVESSSGFTPLYMAAQEGHAGIVRRLLDNGADQTNSLKYGFTPYQVAVQQKHDDVVNILKADKNFTHLSE, from the exons ATGGCTGTTTTGGAGGAATTTTTGAGAGCGGCTCTTGAAGGAAATATAACAATTGTGAGAGAACATATCTCTGCTGGTATAGACGTCAATACATGTAACGCGAATAGAATGACGGCGCTTCATTTTGCGTGCAAATCCGGGCACCTTGACGTCGTGTATGAACTTATTAAATGTGGGGCAAATGTAAATAGTTTAAGTAGAAACAGAAACACCGCCTTGCACATTGCATGCTTGGCGGGAAATATGGATATTGTGGAATATCTCGTTCAGAACAAAATTGATGTAAATGCTGAAAGTTCTTGCGGTTTTACAGCATTGTATATGGCAGCCCAGGAGGGACATGCTAGCATCGTTCGTTATCTTCTTGACAATGGTGCTGACCAAACAATTTCAACAACAGACGGTTTTACTCCGTATAACGTAGCAGTGCTGCAGAAACATGATCACGTGGTCAACATATTGAAAGATGATAAAAACTTTTTGAAGTTAAATGAGAATAGGTCATATACGCCTTCAGAAATGCGCTATGATAGGCAGCCTGAAAAGCCGGAAACCAGGTGCGATGATATACCTCAGCAGACTAAAAGAAGTAGGAACAGGGGCAGAAAGTGTGCCATTTTAT CATCTAGTGTCATGGAAATAATGGATGATTTTTTTGAAGCAGCTCGTGCAGGTGATATTGCAGCTGTTCGGAAACATATTTCTGCTGGTGTTAACGTCAATATTTGCAAAGAGAATGGCTTGACGGAGCTTCATCTTGCCTCCAAATCCGGACATTTTGACGTAGTGTCGGAACTTATCAAAAGTGGAGCGAGTGTCAATTCTTTAACTAGAAACGGTAACACTGCCTTGCATGTTGCGTGCTTGTCGGGACATCTGAAGATTGTGGAATATCTCATTCAGTACAAGGCGGATGTAAATGTTGAAAGTTCTTCTGGTTTTACACCATTGTATATGGCAGCCCAGGAGGGACATGCTGGTATCGTTCGCCGTCTTCTCGACAATGGCGCTGATCAAACAAATTCGCTAAAGTATGGTTTTACTCCGTATCAAGTAGCAGTACAGCAGAAACATGACGACGTAGTTAACATATTGAAAGCTGATAAAAACTTCACGCATCTATCAGAATAA